The following DNA comes from Rhinolophus sinicus isolate RSC01 linkage group LG06, ASM3656204v1, whole genome shotgun sequence.
TTGGCAAGTGCGAAAGagcaaataacattttatgtataAACTTTCAAATTGTtatcactatttcatttttcgtttaaattttttttcaattatagttattcaatacttcatttttcaatgctttttttttttttttcttaaaaatggttTTGGTCACTTGGATTTAATACATTATGATTCTCATCAGGAGTAATATAggggaaaaacaatatttttttaacctagcatcttttcatttctcaacAGAGGTTTCAGGAGTGAATTAAAGACCTTAAGGCAGGTTAATAAGTCTTTTTAAGTTTAGAGACTGGAAAGTTACCAAACTGCCAATCTTCCCGGATGGGACTGCCTTCCTGGCCCAACCAACCAATCACAACTAGAGCCCAGCCAGGCGGCGGGAACCAGACCCAAGCGGTACAAACCGGAGCGTTCCGCCTGCGCACCAGGGGGCGGCAACTGCGGTTCTCCGACTCCGCGCCGACGCGCCGTCCGACCTGCCGACCGGTAGAAGCGGCCCTCAGGCGGTGGACTCAAGGCCAAGACGGTCGTTGCCTCTTCGCCTCCCACCGCTACTGATCACTCGACCCGCCGAAATGGTCGAAGCGGATCGCCCGGGAAAGCTCTTCATTGGCGGGCTCAGCCTCGATACCAACGAGAAAGCCCTCGACGCCGAGTTTGGCAAATATGGCCCCATCACCGAGGTGCTCCTGATGAAAGATCGAGAAACCAGCAAGTCTAGAGGCTTCGCGTTCATTACCTTCGAAAACCCCGCTGACGCCAAGGCAGCCGCCAGAGACATGAACGGCAAGTCCCTAGATGGTAAGGCCATCAAGGTGGCCCAGGCCACCAAGCCGGCCTTTGAGAGCGGCCGGCGGGGCCCGCTGCCGCTGTCGCGTAGCCGCGGTCGCCTGAGGGGCCTGCGCGGGAACCGCGGGGGCGGCCGAGGCCCGCGTCGATCCCCCTCCCGGGGTGGGACTTCCGATGGCGGCTACGGGGGTTATTTCGATCCGCGGTCCTCCAGGGCCCCGATGCCCATGAAGCGCGGGCCGCCGCCACACAGGGCGGGCCCGCCCCCCAAGAGGGCCACGTCGTCGGTCCCCACTCACAGTGGTGGCGGTGGAATGCATGGGCGGGTTCCGGCCGCGCGTGGGCGAGATGGCTACCCGGGCCCGCCGCGACGGGAGCCGCCACCTCCGCGCCGGGATCCCTACCTGGGCCCCTGGGAAGAGGCCTACTCGCCCAGGGACAGCTACTCGAGCCGAGACTACCCGAGCTCCCGCGACCCTCGGGATTTCGCTCCATCGCCCCGAGAATACACCTACCGGGATTACGGCCACTCCAGTGCCCGTGACGACTGTCCATCGAGAGGCTACGGCGACCGAGACGGCTACGGGGGTCGCGACCGTGACTACGTGGATCATCCGGGCGGAGGCTCCTACCGAGACCCCTTCGAGAGCTACGGAGACCCGCGCAGCACCGCCTCCGGACGGGGGCC
Coding sequences within:
- the RBMXL2 gene encoding RNA-binding motif protein, X-linked-like-2, whose amino-acid sequence is MVEADRPGKLFIGGLSLDTNEKALDAEFGKYGPITEVLLMKDRETSKSRGFAFITFENPADAKAAARDMNGKSLDGKAIKVAQATKPAFESGRRGPLPLSRSRGRLRGLRGNRGGGRGPRRSPSRGGTSDGGYGGYFDPRSSRAPMPMKRGPPPHRAGPPPKRATSSVPTHSGGGGMHGRVPAARGRDGYPGPPRREPPPPRRDPYLGPWEEAYSPRDSYSSRDYPSSRDPRDFAPSPREYTYRDYGHSSARDDCPSRGYGDRDGYGGRDRDYVDHPGGGSYRDPFESYGDPRSTASGRGPQPSYGGGGRYDEYRGCSPDAYGGGRDSYSSGRSDRYSRGRDQVDRANRGGPPSMERECPPPRDSYSRSVRRVPRSGSRLGSRSERGRGRSRY